aaacccaatcatttgggccgccccattgtagctggttatcaagtccccacagaatgtatctctgcctacgtagatcaacaccttcaatccattacatgcagtctcccatccttcatcaaagacaccaaccactttctcgaacgcctggaatccttacccaatctgttacccccggaaaccatccttgtaaccattgatgccacttccttatacacaaatattccgcatgtccagggccttgctctgatggagcacttcctttcacgccgatcacctgccaccctacctaaaacctctttcctcattaccttagccagcttcagcctgacacacaacttcttcacttttgaaggccagacataccaacaattaaagggaacagccatgggtaccaggatagccccttgtacgccaacctattcatgggtcacttagaggaagctttcttggttacccaggcctgccaacccaaagtttggtacagatttattgacgacatcttcatgatctggactaacagtgaagaacaactctaaaatttcctctccaatctcaactcctttggttccatcagattcacctggtcctactccaaatcccacgcgactttccttgacgttgacctccatctgtccaatggccagcttcacacgtctgtccacataaaacccaccaacaagcaacagtacctccattatgaagcTGCTACTCATTCCACATTACATTCCACattaaacggtcccttccctacagcctagatcttcgtggcaaacgaatgtgctccagtccggaatcccttaaccattacaccaacaaactGAAAACAGCTATCGCATCCCGCAaccaccctcccgacctggtacaaaagcaaataaccagaaccacttcctcatcccctcaaacccagaacctcccacagaagaaccccaaaagtgccccacttgtgacaggatactttctgggactggatcagactctgaatgtggctctccagcagggatacgacttcctcaaatcctgccctgaaatgagatccacccatcatgaaatcctccccactccacctagagtgtctttccaccgtccacctaaccatcGTAATCGTTTAGTTCATcgctatgaaatccccaaatcaccttccctaccctctggctcctacccttgtaactgtccccagtgtaaaacctgtcccaggcaccctcccaccaccacctactccagtcctgtaacccagaaagtgtacacgatcaaaggcagaacaacatgtgaaagcacccacttgatttaccaactgacctgcctacactgtgaagctttctatgtgggaatgaccagcaacaaactgtccattcgcatgaatggacacaggcagacagtttttgttggtaatgaggatcaccctgtgactaaacatgccttagtgcacggccagcacatcttggcacagtgttacaccatccgggttatctggatacttcccactaacaccaacctgtcagaactccggagatgggaacttgcccttcagtatatcctctcttctcgttatccgccaggcctcaacctcctctaatttcaaggttccgccgctcatacctcacctgtctttcaacaacatctttgactCTGTACTTccccctcgactgacatctctgcctaaactctttgcctttacaaatgtctgtttgtgtctgtgtatgtgcggattgatgtgtgtgtgtgtgtgtgtgtgtgtgtgtgtgtgtgtgtgtgtgtgtgtgtgcgtgtgcgcgcaagtatatacctgtccttttttccccctaaggtaagtcttcccgcttcctggattggaatgactccttaccctctccctcaaaacccacatcctttcgtctttccctctccttccctctttcctgatgaagcaaccgttggttgcaaaagcttgaattttgtgtgtatttttgtgtttgtttgtgtatctatcaacctgccagcactttcgtttggtaagtcacatcatctttgtttatatatatactcTAATTTTTGTCAATTCGTACTGTATGTTTCAAATCAAATAGCAGAATGTTTATCAGAAATGTCAACGAAACAGTTTTTGTTTAGTGAGTAATAATATTGCTTTTGTATATGCAGTGAGTCCTTGCTGAATCTCACAGTATAGCGATATGTTGCTATAAAGAATAGAGGATCTTAAATTTGAAGATTTTTGTAAAGGTCTATTCATTATACTTATTAGTCAAGCTCAGTTGGCTTGCAgcttagtttctgaagcaaatgttTATTACCACAGTAAATTATTAATCATAATAGAGTGAAAATAGGTAAAACATGTCAATCTTTTCAGATAAACACTTAATATGGTAAGTAACATAGTAAGAAAAGTTATGGTAGAATGCACATAATTTAGGAGTAAACAAGACCACTCACTGAATATTAGAAGTGCTGAGTTGTTGACAGCCACATGAAAGACAATAAAAACTTGATGACTTTTGAAAAAATCCTTTAACAAGATAGAGAGCacataacatacatacatacatgtgaggtctccccccacccccacccacaacCTCTGCCGTCGGTGTTCTTTCCCAcagcaccagattttctgaaccaTGCAGATGGGAGGTATCTTTTCAGTACATCCTTCTCTCCTGTAATCATCCTGATCTCAGTCTCTGATAAACCATTGCATCCACACCATCCTCCCAACAGTTTCACTCTTCTTCGTCCTGTCACCCCCTCCCAATCCAGACCTTCATGTCGCTGTCATTGTGCATCACACAACCTGGTAACACCAGTATCCGTATGTCATAATACTATCCCTTACACCTGCTGCCTCTTCTTCGTACATTTCTATTCTGCACACCAGCTGCTTTCCTTGATATGGCTCTATTCAGAGTTACCATACAGTTTTTGACTGTAAATACTTGAAGTTACTAATGAACAAAGTGTGTGAGGAAGTTTCATTAGATTACAAGAGAAGTCGTACTTCCTGTAATACGTTTGTTGGTTGTGTATAAAGACAATATTTTTGCACACATTTTATAGTAAAAACACCATTGATCAGATGAATTATAAGAAATTGAAATCAAAGCATATATTTAGCATTCATTTAGCATCTCCTTATTTTTACTGTGAATGAAAAAGGGAGCAAAGTAACTAAAACTGCAAGTAACTGTATTTGGTTACACTCTAATTTTTTTTCTGGACTACTAAAGTAGATGTACTAGAAGAATATGTGTGTGATATTTTGCCACACGTTCcacttctactgtagttctttgtTTTAGGTCTCCAGTGGAAAACCACAGACAACAAAGGAACAGTTGTCGTCTATGAAGAGAGATACTTCAAGAATATTTACAGtgccagaagaaaaagaagatggagAACatgttgaaactactactagtttcaatGGCTTAAATGGAGAAAATGCATCACTAAACAATGACATGCCTGACAAACCATCATATAGTATTGCCGCAACACCATTAAAAGAACTGAATGTGGGTAAGGTGTTGCATGCAAAGGTCATGTCAATTTGTCGTGGCTCAAATAATACAGTGAATAATGATGAGCCCAAATGTGAAAAAGTTCCTTCTTTCCTTAAAAGAAACAATGAGATGATACTTAAACAAAAGACCCTGAAAAATTCCAAGTCAATcaacaattttttgtcaaattacTGTGAAACTGAAGGTCACAGCCTCAGCTTAAATGATATTAATAAAAACACAAAGATCACAAGTAAAAGAGTTCCATTAAGGTGCTACAGTTTTGGTCTTCCACGAGTTACTCGGAAATTGTGCCACGAGGAAGACATTTCTCCAGAAGAAAAATTATCTCCAGGGAAACATTTTTTTAATACGATTACAGATCCTCTGTTTCCTGTTTTTCGTTGGGATGGTGTACCAATATCACATTCCCTATTTGATGAATATGTTTCGCGCCATTATGAGCTTTTAGATATGGAGAGAACACAAGAAAATACTGCTGCAAGTAATGTGAAACTTGTGTCCCATGAGGATGAAATTAGTGTACCTGATGTTAGCCATTCTTCAAATGCAACAACTGAAAACCACGCCAACTCCAGCAGTTTGCAGTCTGCTCCAACTGGTCAAATTGCAAGTGCGTCAGATAATGGTGCTTCATTGTCCAAACAGGAAATGTACAGACGTTCTCTTAGCTTAcctttaaaaacaattaacatgagTGAAGATTGTGGAGACAGTGATCGACAGAGATCTGTttcatgctgtgaaggtgaagttgactCTCCAGTGCTACCAAAATATACTGGTCCATTGCAACTCACCCCTCTTCTGTCCAAATTGAGTTTGTTAGCTCATGATGAAAAGTCAGGTGGCATCAGTGAAAAAGATAAAAGCGTTAATGAACTTTCagatttaaaattttcaaaaattcatgaAGAATCCGTTTTTCCTGCCAACTCAGAGAATAGAAAGTGCACAgagaaatctggtaacaccataAAAATGGAGGAGGAAGTCCGCCAATCAGCATTACCAAAAGAAGCCTGTTTATATGTATACAGGCAGCAGCATATGACCATGGCACTTGTGTTAGAACTTTCTGCAGCTCAGGATCCTGAGATTATTCATTCACTGGTAAGTTATAACTGCAAATGTAGAGTTTCATGGAAATGACAAGTGTTTATTTAATTAGCCAGTACTGTAAGTAAACTTCACATTAGAGTGAAAAGAGGAAACAAGGAAatttccaaaatgatcttcccacttggcaacagaatttaTGCTGCTGTGAAACTTTCTGATAGTTAAAAACTGTGCTCCACACATGACCTTATATTCAGATCTTTGAGTTTCATGAACAGTGCATTTACTGAATGGGTTATTCAGGACAGCCTTCCAGAGTTTGGAAAGTGTGAGAGAGGTAATGTCAGATTGACGTCCTGAGCTGTATTCAACAGGTATATGGATAGCTCATTTGTAGGACCATAGTTTACAATAGACAATTATTTACCTGTGAACTGCATCTTTTGATGTCATTTTCATTTTCTGGTTAATTTTAAAGTAGTGGATGTTCAACTAACACTGCAAAAACTTGCATATGTCTTGGCAATCAGGACGTAGACCAAGTTCCATTTGGGTTTCTTTGTATGATGCAGCCATGATCAATATGTTAACTAAAATGTCctttgggaaaaacgcatatatattGATGGATGTGTTAAGATAAGTTGCAGACAATATGTTACATGTGAAGTGTTACTACATACCATTGCACTGTACCTTACTGCCAGTGTGTAAACCAGTCGCCTGCGATCTCAAGATCAGTTCATATAGATTATTTTTACTCTTTTGCAGATTAAGAATAATTGTCTCGTACAGAAAATTTCCTCTCTATGAACTTTGTGTTTGTTGAAAATGGAgactaaattttaaaatatgtaatgACTTTTACATGATGGTTTCATAGACTTGAGAATATTCATTAGGAATTTGATCATGGTTTTCTTAAGGACTAGTTATTCAGTGCGCCAGACATAtgatttaatttgatttgatttgatttttattagtccagttttatcatatagcacaaattgtataattgatattggacaggtcaaacatgagttacaataatacatagtcttaacaaaatagtaggcaaattaaaaataggtacctattacaattaattttgttacgttttcagaaattctctgacagaatagaaacagtgctttattagaaatgcctttagtttaactTTAAATATCGGATgagttgcattttttattttctctggtatcttattgtgtagtattacaccaatgttaattatgctcctctgatatgtggttgttctgtgatatttttgatgtatatttgattttcctctggtactatagttgtgtacatttttgttgtgtagcagtttgcctgttttcaggaggtagtccctaatgaacaagatagtttcataaatgaataaacttggaacattaGAACACGAAGGAACATTAGAACACaaagctcagtaaaatgggatttacaggactccatctttttaaggccacaaattattcttagagctGTTGTTTGCAGTCTAAAAACCTATACACTGTGAGTTTAGTATCCCCAGAAAATAATCCCATATCGgactagtgagtggaactgtgcatagtatgcctgcagtactgttgttttgcttgttgtagccttcaaaattcttaggccatagcacacagatgatagttttctagacaagttatttatatgtgtgtcccactttGTCTTGCTGAACCCATCGACCCAAAAATTTTGTGACGCTTACATTTTAtaggggatcattttttaattgtgattgaatagacatttgattagttggagcaattaaatgaaaataaacacacacagttttttcagtatttataatgagcttgttttttgtgaaccactcaAAGTCTTTTCACAGAACTTTCTGCTGTGGCCtgcaaagtttctggactggatccagcgagcaatatgctggtgtcattGGTAAACAGGATAGTTTTGTGGGACTCATATATCCAACTAAGTCGTCCTCATAAATCAAGaatagtagtggacctaagattgagccctgcGGTAcaccatatttttattttattcattttgttgaactcatactgaagtgatactttctgcctgcGGTTTTTTAGGTCTGAACACAACCAGCTATGCGCTACACCTCTTACTCCTCATCTTTCTAATTTTTCGAGCAGAATGTTTTGGTCCAGGGCATCAAAGActtttgatagatctagaaaaatacctgcagctaatttatgttgatcaagggattttaaaatgcagtctaagaattcgaaaattgcTTTCTGTTTTgatttagactttctaaaaccatgttgttgtactgtaagaggtgcatatttattCATGAAACTTAAAAGCTTGTCATAGAAGAGTTTTTATAGAGTTTTTGAGAAGGACCTTAACTGTGATACAGGTCGGTAGTTCGATAtttttttcagaagaacctttttttttagcagtggtgaaacttttgctgttttaaaaatatctggaactacaccagtttttaaagagaggttgAAAAGTTTTGCTAAGGGGTTGGCTATGTGGTGAACATATGattttaatatgaaatcaggtacttcatcaagaccacttgacactttattgcttaatgatttaattttacttataatttcattggGGTTTCTTTCATAAACATACAAAGAAGCAGTCGAGATCACTGACTTGCTGGAAAAACTTGGGGCTAGTCCTTGACAGTGTATTTGAATGAGGTCTTCAGCTAGTGAAATGAAGTGTTCATTTaatttttccacaactgaatttgggtctgtgacttttgagccttctagtgttaatgaaacattctttttctttggagttgaactacaagtttctttctttataactctcAATGTGGATTTCATTTTGTTAgatgagtttcttatcaaattgtcattccacataattaTTGTCTCTTCAAATACTCTACCATAGATTCTTTTGTAGGCTTTTGAATAATCTGCAAATTCTTGGGTTATTCTATATTTCTTACAACagtactgcagaaatctgtttctctcactggaaatttttattcctttagttacccattgcttattattgttaggttttactgtttttactacttttggaaatgctacattaaaatagtgAAGAAAGATGCTCTGAAAACTCTTGTACATGCTGTGAACATCATTATGAGTGGCAATGCTTTCCCTGTTTTCATTCGCCAGTAAGAGATTAAAAATTCTAATGTTATCTTCAGAAAAGGTTAGTTTTTTGACTACTATTTTATAGCTACTACTACTTGTTGGCACTTCTATACACAGCAGCTGTGCCTCATGATCGCTATCACCCATGCTCAGTACTCTGCTTGCCAAACTGTAACTTGTTTCTGagatgaatatttggtcaataatGAAATTTTTGCATACTGTCAATCTTGTTGGGCAGTGTATTGTGGGGATCATATTGAATGTATTGGTCATATTTATCAAATCATCTCTGGTGCCACTGCCTTTTGAAAAATcaatattgaaatccccacaaagcaCTGTCTTTATATTTAATGTACTGATCCTGTTCAGCAGAACCTCTAGTTTATTCATGAAGACTGGCAGGTTTCCAGTTGGTGCTCTATATATGTTAATAACTATGAAAATGAAATTAAGCTCTGGCAGTTTAGTAATGGAAAATTCAAAGTCTTTTTCAAGTGGGTCAATATAGCTTTTACTGACATCATAgaactttattttttctttcacaaaGATAGCAGAGTCACGATGTTCAGAAAACTCTGGGCAAATATGACTTTCTAATCTATATTCTGAGATTCAGGTTAATTTTACTTCATCATTTCATAGCCAATGTTCAGTAATGCAAATCATGTTTATGTTTAATGCATACTGTAGTAGTGCTTtcaacatggaaattttatttatgAGTGACTGAACATTATGGTGTAGTATAGCAAAATCTGGGTATTTAGTAACTTTAGTTGAAACGGTTTCTGATTTTTTATCTAATGGCATTTCTAATATAGCACTTACCCTAAAAAATTTTTGGTATCTTTCTTGTGTGTGGCTTCTGTTTGCTGGTGGCAGTCAGCAGGTGAGTTAACTTCTGGAGCTTGTATAAGTTTTACTTCAGCCACATCTGTCCTCTTCAGTTTAAACCATTTCGTAATTTTCGTTTGGCTGACAACTTGATTGTTTGTTTCTCGCCTAATTGGTTTAAACTACTTGGTAATTTGTGTTTGGCCGATGGCACAGCTTGTAACTCGTCTAAAGCACTTCTTAGTCTCCTTTTGTGTGTCACTTATACttttttcttcactcttcttcGAGATGCGAGTACATATTTTTTCGGCTAGTAATTTCTTTCCTGGCATATTTAAATGAAGTCCATGGACTGTATGGAACCTTTGCTCCAATCTGTTTATATCTACAATATCGATATTCTTAAAGTTAGTGCATATTTCAATGATACACTTGTTTGCAACATTAATTTCGCGGTTCACACGTGACCAGGGTGGTAAATCATGACAATGTGGGATGTTCACAATGAATATATTTGTGTGGgttaaattatttaaacatttcCTCATTTCTGTAATAACCTTGTATGTCTCATTTCTATAGATGGCGTTTGATCCTCCTATTAACACGGCAAAATCATCTTTATTCAAACTAGCTACGTCAGTTGATGTTGTTAGGTCCATTATTTCACTCAATGGAGCCCCTGGCTTTATGAAACCAGATGCCTTGAAACTAAATGTTCTCAACAACACTGCAGAAATTTCATGGCCGTGACTATCACAAATTGTTTTGTGTCTCACACTTTTTGTAAGGATTTAGGTTCTTCTTCTCACCTGACTAGTGTTGTTTTTTTGCCGCACATATTCTAAATGTTCTTCAGTTTGCAGTTTCGCTGGAGATGCATTTTTTAAAGTAGTTACCTTTGTTGCATTGAAGTCTGTGGTAGTGTAGGTGTGCGCTCTTATTTTCAGAGTTTTTAGAATATCTCCTGATGCAGTATTTTCACTGTTTGACCTACTTACAATGAGCaacggtttgcctactttgttttcCAACTTTTCAACCCATTCTGACATGTTCACTGAATCCACGGCAGAAAGCATTTCAAAAGAGGTTTTTTTGCACTAAATGTTCACTGTCTTTCAGATCAGATCTTTCACCTTCTGAGTACAACTTCATTCAGTCATTATCTTCCATTTTCCAGAGACTGAGTCTTCTTTCTTTATTAGCGTCTCACATTTTTCAGATTGTAGTTTACTTATTTCCACCTTTTGAGTGTCGATTGTAAACTGTAGACTGGATATCCTTTTGTTCAGCTTCAGTATTTCATTCTTACAACTTGCACACGTTTTCCTTTTACTACTGAAATTTACATTTTTTCGTGGAGACACACGATACACTTTTGACTTGGCCGCCATCTCTAAAACTGAAGTGCTACCTTAGCATAGAGATGGAGAAACAGTTCTGGGAAAAATCATGGCTAGAGAGGGTTCAAAGTGGTGGTTTTGGTGTATTCcaacacagaaaaaataaatcTTTCATAAATCAAAACTTCTGTAGGGGAGGCAAATTTAATTGCTGTGCACCTCTGGTTCATGAGCTATTTTCTTGTTACATTCGACAGTGATTAGttgtattcttaaaaaaaaaaaaaaaccttttttccaTAGTTGTTAAGGTGTGTGATTGTCATTTTGGCATATTTGATGAAGATGGGGACTAGAGAAACACAATGTTCAACATAAGTCAACATGTGACTCCTTAAGCTTTTCTggtggatatgttgtaaatagtcttcatgagtttgccgccggatcacgtgcaaattccacaatatttccttggagTCAATGTTTTGGAAACCTAAACATGAGTCCTCCATGTATCTAAATTTGtggaacttaatttcatccacaacATAGGTGTAGCCTCTCAAGAATTAGTTGTGGTCCTGTCTCATTTTGGGAGTGGATATTATCTGACAGAACTGGCATTTGTGCTTTGATACCTTAAATGGTCGTAAATATTTCTGTATCACAGAATATTTAATGTTATATAGTGTGACAGTTTGATTCCTCTCTAGATGTGATCCAACTTAAGATTCTTGTTCCTAGTACTATCCTAGTACTATTAAATGCAGGTGCCTGCCACCTCCACTGAGTGCACCTACAAGGTATACACTGGCATGATCCTTACAAACCCTCTTCTATTCGTCCCTGTCCCCACCAAACACCCATCCTTGCATGCATATGTACATTGCCCAAAAACTAAGCAATTTATTGCCCTTTCTGTGTGTCTGTCACAGCATAGCACTACTTGTATGTGGCAAATAGAGCTCTGATTTCATAAATGTACTACTGATTAAAAGTTTGGTTTTCAGAATACTTGGAGTCTTTAGCAAAAATTTCATAGTCCAGTGATAGAAACATGATACAAATAAAACGTTGACTGAAAGACCATTACAgccaataatctacatctacaaacatattcCGCAAGCTAACATATAGTGCGTTTTGGagatcctgtaccactactaaacatttccttttctgttccactcacagaatgagggagaaacaactgtctatatgtctcTATAAAAGtcttaatctctctaatcttatcttcatggccttatgcaaaatgtacgttggcggtaatAGAATTTCTCTACAGTGAGCCTCAGATGCCgggtttctaaattttctcaatactgctcTTTAATAACACTTGtcagttgtttgaacctaccagtaacaaatccagcagctcgcctctgaattgcttcaataccttgctttaatccgacctggtgtggatcaCAAAAACTCAAAAGGTACTTAACggtgggtcgcactagtgtcctgttCATAGcctctttttttagagctgtctgccattcatcacaccaactagaaaatttgtgtaagcatcttgtatcctcctacaatcattgAACAATAGCACCTTTCCATTcaacacagcatcagcagcaaacagcagtcct
The Schistocerca gregaria isolate iqSchGreg1 chromosome 1, iqSchGreg1.2, whole genome shotgun sequence genome window above contains:
- the LOC126357092 gene encoding uncharacterized protein LOC126357092, whose protein sequence is MAKELFIMFVYDTQKCQKEEDDPQEAVVYFHPAWVTEQQKMVLCGQLMGATQFFRSSFSCPNILCLNSGKFLVWQCGRFILTVGTDQNIDEWILKYRSKVLLDLLRFYHNDFETIHSSAGPDGSKFAEKLQQIFEIYVPIVQHSGNIFANMPSVRLPKSASSIFLEAIQILHSCQEKKGVLSGTILHQNRIVATQLSPDLTRTIIYTDPYRIRSPAEHLETHFHLPIGVQLLKVYVDGSEYSKMLTNLNTIGTSVKNISIQKLQQPKVSSGKPQTTKEQLSSMKRDTSRIFTVPEEKEDGEHVETTTSFNGLNGENASLNNDMPDKPSYSIAATPLKELNVGKVLHAKVMSICRGSNNTVNNDEPKCEKVPSFLKRNNEMILKQKTLKNSKSINNFLSNYCETEGHSLSLNDINKNTKITSKRVPLRCYSFGLPRVTRKLCHEEDISPEEKLSPGKHFFNTITDPLFPVFRWDGVPISHSLFDEYVSRHYELLDMERTQENTAASNVKLVSHEDEISVPDVSHSSNATTENHANSSSLQSAPTGQIASASDNGASLSKQEMYRRSLSLPLKTINMSEDCGDSDRQRSVSCCEGEVDSPVLPKYTGPLQLTPLLSKLSLLAHDEKSGGISEKDKSVNELSDLKFSKIHEESVFPANSENRKCTEKSGNTIKMEEEVRQSALPKEACLYVYRQQHMTMALVLELSAAQDPEIIHSLWQTSVNGLNHLEARLKHCLEYFPHTEVSDQYSFLCLDPNWDMLHRGGPWGPSELDTVSCLHESFIHSPNLTEIVVRCEDRTVYGYQCGNTEVFYQQSTGDTAGLPTPSDLMGTVSLKARRRLERDHGIVLL